Proteins from a genomic interval of Gadus morhua chromosome 19, gadMor3.0, whole genome shotgun sequence:
- the gtf3c4 gene encoding general transcription factor 3C polypeptide 4, translating to MAAAISSVSTAVQMQERVVFKTEPEADDVTNPDLGAVLKRDPVVTLICPLSGIQPVTWAQDHRIAVSTTGAVALIELVCDVHSNKQDMTMQRTSIPVRQDVLQLKVGPADELARARDKFSSHPDPTINQAFMTDRVINPHVGTHRGVKYTSWSPLGCDAGGRCLLAVLSLDQRLTVHNSVKRLQWNMLADLTDSYSRRLAERNYSRKNSADADDDDDSASPAAPAAENLLNLEELRRRFRMQTPLRMEWSSVYTVKHLAADHACREAEMVLLAVLMENGDLVLWQFDLPFAPGSAPTVYDVIESGVPGPTEVAWWEYDGGDRRMSGLIVGSDVGPVKILPVNMARVKGYFTLRKPVVLWPEEDRIPVENIRCVPMFHPVQKTPCSLVLASRGCYVFWCLLMISPAGLNVFNAHIPGLHSLPIVSLVATRRGGVAVYTCSMDGAVKKLVPRFTDAGAMVFSQEDALPPDTFPGRRTLSIAVSPNGAYLALANTQGMVGGYHPAEKTYQVNFVSLKTTETATALLLRSPAQSLYRMADLLDLVRWTVLREKALPPALMDAVDEKTRGSDSAYFWRFKLFLLRMLLLSLQKKPADPRWKPSHKHSKAFFRDEDEEDDEAEEEEEEAEEVEEETATAEGGEAGSTRARPGVKVEDAGQRMAELKAEMKVVEAHLIKEHMKKVLGDVYLNIWSAVNTSVPTGGLVDYLSEGPGDRDAEVLIGHIKKKMQKQKFPERCSLCAEVLPFSDFKQTVCQNGHLWQRCVLSYQTCQALTFKRCLLLDSIAAEPEDDAPEWIKKILKGPCPYCDSPMI from the exons ATGGCGGCGGCCATATCTTCGGTTTCTACTGCTGTACAAATGCAAGAAAGGGTGGTTTTTAAGACCGAGCCAGAAGCCGATGACGTGACCAACCCGGATTTAGGAGCGGTGCTGAAACGGGACCCCGTGGTCACGTTGATTTGTCCGCTGAGCGGAATACAGCCGGTGACATGGGCACAGGACCACCGGATTGCTGTCTCCACCACTGGTGCTGTGGCGTTGATCGAGCTGGTGTGTGACGTCCACAGCAACAAACAGGACATGACCATGCAAAGGACGTCAATCCCCGTGCGGCAGGATGTCCTCCAGCTAAAG gtggggCCTGCAGACGAGCTCGCCAGAGCCAGAGACAAGTTCTCCTCCCACCCGGACCCCACAATCAACCAGGCCTTCATGACCGACCGCGTCATCAACCCCCACGTGGGAACCCACAGGGGCGTCAAGTACACCAGCTGGTCCCCGCTGGGCTGCGACGCCGGCGGCCGCTGCCTCCTGGCCGTCCTCTCCCTGGACCAGCGCCTCACCGTCCACAACAGCGTCAAGCGCCTGCAGTGGAACATGCTCGCCGACCTCACGGACTCGTACTCGCGCAGGCTAGCGGAGCGCAACTACTCCCGTAAGAACTCCGCCGacgccgacgacgacgacgactcgGCGTCGCCCGCCGCCCCGGCCGCGGAGAACCTCCTCAACCTGGAGGAGCTCCGGCGGCGCTTCCGCATGCAGACGCCGCTGCGCATGGAGTGGTCCAGCGTGTACACGGTCAAGCACCTGGCGGCGGACCACGCCTGCCGCGAGGCGGAGATGGTGCTGCTGGCCGTGCTGATGGAGAACGGCGACCTGGTGCTGTGGCAGTTCGACCTGCCCTTCGCGCCGGGCTCGGCGCCCACGGTCTACGACGTCATCGAGTCGGGCGTGCCGGGCCCCACCGAGGTGGCGTGGTGGGAGTACGACGGCGGCGACCGCCGCATGAGCGGGCTGATCGTGGGCAGCGACGTGGGCCCGGTGAAGATCCTGCCCGTCAACATGGCGCGGGTCAAGGGCTACTTCACGCTGCGCAAGCCGGTGGTGCTGTGGCCGGAGGAGGACCGGATCCCCGTGGAGAACATCCGCTGCGTGCCCATGTTCCACCCGGTGCAGAAGACCCCCTGCAGCCTGGTGCTGGCCTCGCGCGGCTGCTACGTCTTCTGGTGCCTGCTGATGATCTCGCCGGCGGGGCTCAACGTGTTCAACGCGCACATCCCCGGCCTGCACTCGCTGCCCATCGTGTCGCTGGTGGCCACGCGGCGGGGCGGCGTCGCGGTCTACACCTGCTCCATGGACGGCGCGGTGAAGAAGCTGGTGCCGCGCTTCACGGACGCCGGCGCCATGGTGTTCAGCCAGGAGGACGCGCTGCCGCCGGACACCTTCCCCGGCCGCCGCACGCTGTCCATCGCCGTCAGCCCCAACGGCGCCTACCTGGCCCTGGCCAACACCCAGGGCATGGTGGGCGGCTACCACCCGGCGGAGAAGACCTACCAGGTGAACTTTGTCAGCCTGAAGACGACGGAGACGGCGACGGCGCTGCTCCTCAGGTCCCCGGCGCAGAGCCTCTACCGGATGGCCGACCTGCTGGACCTGGTGCGCTGGACGGTGCTGCGGGAGAAGGCCCTGCCCCCGGCCCTGATGGACGCCGTCGACGAGAAGACCCGCGGCTCGGACTCGGCCTACTTCTGGCGGTTCAAGCTCTTCCTGCTGCGCATGCTCCTGCTGTCGCTGCAGAAGAAGCCGGCGGACCCTCGGTGGAAGCCGTCCCATAAGCACTCAAAGGCCTTCTTCagggacgaggacgaggaggacgacgaggcagaggaggaggaggaggaggcggaggaggtggaggaggagacggcgaCGGCGGAAGGCGGGGAGGCTGGGTCGACGCGCGCGCGGCCgggggtgaaggtggaggaCGCCGGGCAGCGCATGGCGGAGCTGAAGGCGGAGATGAAGGTGGTGGAGGCCCACCTGATCAAGGAGCACATGAAGAAGGTCCTTGGGGATGTGTACCTCAACATCTGGTCGGCCGTCAACACCAGCGTCCCCACCGGCGGTCTGGTGGACTACCTCTCTGAGGGGCCGGGTGACCGGGATGCAGAG GTCCTGATCGGGCACATTAAGAAGAAGATGCAGAAGCAGAAGTTCCCGGAGCGCTGTAGCCTCTGTGCGGAGGTGCTGCCCTTCTCCGACTTCAAACAAACCGTCTGTCAGAACGGACACCTCTGGCAGAG gtgTGTGTTATCGTATCAGACCTGCCAGGCTCTCACGTTTAAGCGATGCCTGCTGTTGGACAGCATTGCTGCGGAGCCTGAGGATGATG CTCCAGAGTGGATTAAGAAGATCCTGAAAGGACCGTGTCCGTACTGTGACTCCCCAATGATTTAG